The DNA region tcccttcaACAGTTACATGGGCATTTGCTTCCTCCTCAACAGCCTTCTCGAGTTTGCCGATGATAGAATCCGCTGCGGTGTTGTATGTCTACATAAAACAGAGAAGTCAGTCGTCTATATAAACAAGTGGACGAATAACAGATTGTGAAATGACAATCAGACCTTGGCAGCAGTTATTAAGCCCCCGACACTCTTCTTCCGATCCTTGTCGTAGGCTTCGATCTTCGGTTTGCCTTTAGCCGAACCAGCAACATGTCCCAACTCTCTACCCTCGAGGTTTCTTAACCTTGCTTCCAGCTGAGTAAACAAACGGTCATGTTTCAGACACTTCCATAGATCTTAAAagacaaataaatgaaaaagagtaCCTTGGCACGGTTTTCAAGACCCATCGAGTTATCTTGGCCATCGCCCAGAGCATCGCACCTAATTGCCAACGCAGTTTTAGCAGCAAGAGACCGAGAGATTTTTCCTTTGAGCTTTGGAGCGGCCTGACCAATTAGGGATGCATGATAGATGAGACCATACTTGGGAGTTGCATGCTTTGTTTTGAGAGCTCTGAACAGAGCCTTCTCAGCTCCAAGAATCTGCACTGTGCTTCCAGGCTGCTTAGCAAGATTGAGTAAACTTCCACCATGGGCAATTAGGCGGGCACCGACAAGCTCTCCGACGAGTGCAGTCAAGTTAGGAGCAATGGTGTTCATCCTGCTTTTTAGATAATCATACAGTTGGGCTCTGTATTCAGAAAGAGAAAGGACCTGATCACAGAGCTCTCTAATATTTATCAAATCAAGATCACTAACTTCAGTTCCCATTGATATCATACAGGCCTCCTTCAGCTCAGTCTCAACCTCCTCTGGCAATATCTAGAATGAAatatgcataaaaaaaatcaacatttgGAAATGTAAACAGCACAAGAATTTCTATAATgttaaagtaaaattaatatgGCTCCATAGGGAAGGAAACCGACATCGCATTTTTATGCCACGAACACATTCAACTCCAAGAAGGTGGGTCAAACAGTTAGATAATAATCTAGTTCAAGACTTGCTTGAGTTGGAAGAATAGGTAGACATTAGCCATTGACATGAAACAAGCACACAAGCGACACTGGACTTTAACaaataccatatatatacctcGGAGAAATCAAGCTGAGCTGCATTATCACGGTTGCCCATTAATTTCACCGTCttagcatattgtatgttatCCTGAATAATTTTAGCAAGCTCTGGAAAATGCCAGCCATACCACTCCCTAACCCGCATTGCATAAGTGTTCAACTCCTTGTCAAGATCATCAAGCAATCCTATAGCTTGTATGATCATTGTATCCACCTGAAAATGGGATCAAACATGAGTTATATCATTTTGTTGAAAAAGTGCACTAACAATATCGACAATAAACGTTTATTGAATAGCCAACAGCCATCAATGTTAAATCTGAGAAAGAACAAACCTTATCAGCACTGAACTTCAGTTTATACCGAGACAAACTATGAGACAATCCCAAGCTCATTGGTGCCAAATCTTGAACAGCTAAACCCAATATGAGTTCATTCAATTGGTTTCTTAAACCTCTTATCAACTCCATAATAGAACTGTTGTGGACACAATCTATTTGCTGCATGAAAAGAAGTACATGACACTCAATAACATTGGATAACTTCATATGCAAACcagtaaaaaattatttgtagaAAGAGCCGCATACCAGCTTCTCTTTGATTATATTTCCAAGCTTAGAATCAGCAACACCCAAGGTTTCACCATCACAGTTGGCTCGTAAAAATTTTCGCAATCCTTTGCTGGGTTTGCTGTCAATCAACAATGTGGTAGCTTCCAAAGCTTCTGACATGTTTTCAAACTTGGAAAAAGCCTTGAGCTTCACCACCTGATACAATGAAATCAAAATGTTAGGTCCTTGTTgcaaaagagaagaaggtgCATCAAGCACACAAAAACATCCACAGGAAAATGTACAAATTGACATTTTACATGCCCTAATACAGTACACTTCTTGAATGGAGAAATCCCATGTCAAGGAATGCCTGTAACATGGATGCAAATTGGCAGTGGCTGTAGATTAAGAGAGATTACCTGTCTAGCAGATTCTGCACTGGAAAAATCCTTCCATAAATCCTACATTCAAAGTAGTTTGAAAATCAAGATCCATATACATAGGAAGAAATCAGTacatatatgatatatatttaatcaaGTGAACGACACATTCTCTACTTAACTTCTACTATTGCCAATGAACATTAGGCAACCatcaaaccataaaaaataGCTATTTTTACACATCCACCTTCAAACGAAATATACTCAtaaacaattttcaaacaGCATCTACCTCAACTTTGTTGAGCTTTCCTTCGTCCAAAACTTTAAACAGGGCAAAGCCCGCCGATGTCTCGAACAAGACAAGCATCTTCACGACCTCCCCAATACACCTGAGAGATACAAAACCATTCCCAATGCACGTTAGTCAAACAATTCACTTAAAAATCCAAactgaaacaaaagaaaaaatcttcaGTTCCTCCCACATTAAAACCATATAAATAAACATACTTCAAGCATCACTAAGGCAACCGCAATATATCCTTTCtacaggaaaaaaaatagcatCTAATTCCAATAACCACATTAGATTATCCACTGAAGATCATGATTTCACTATGATACTTCAAAAGT from Cucurbita pepo subsp. pepo cultivar mu-cu-16 unplaced genomic scaffold, ASM280686v2 Cp4.1_scaffold000898, whole genome shotgun sequence includes:
- the LOC111785996 gene encoding probable nucleolar protein 5-2, with the protein product MLVLFETSAGFALFKVLDEGKLNKVEDLWKDFSSAESARQVVKLKAFSKFENMSEALEATTLLIDSKPSKGLRKFLRANCDGETLGVADSKLGNIIKEKLQIDCVHNSSIMELIRGLRNQLNELILGLAVQDLAPMSLGLSHSLSRYKLKFSADKVDTMIIQAIGLLDDLDKELNTYAMRVREWYGWHFPELAKIIQDNIQYAKTVKLMGNRDNAAQLDFSEILPEEVETELKEACMISMGTEVSDLDLINIRELCDQVLSLSEYRAQLYDYLKSRMNTIAPNLTALVGELVGARLIAHGGSLLNLAKQPGSTVQILGAEKALFRALKTKHATPKYGLIYHASLIGQAAPKLKGKISRSLAAKTALAIRCDALGDGQDNSMGLENRAKLEARLRNLEGRELGHVAGSAKGKPKIEAYDKDRKKSVGGLITAAKTYNTAADSIIGKLEKAVEEEANAHVTVEGKKEKKTKKKRAADEEETVKEEDSKPEVGKDEKKKKKKKQTEEAEEVQNGGEEKEKKNMEPY